The genomic DNA CGGGCTTCGCCGAGCGGTACGGGGTGTTCGCCTTCGACTGGCTGGGCCGCGAGTTCGCGGTGAACACCGAGGACGGCACGGTGGCCGCGGTGGACTTCGGCTCGGACGAGTTCCTGGAGAGCGAGCTGAGCCTGGACGAGTGGCACGACGTGGTCGCCGCCGAGGCCGACGACCTGCTGCTGCTCGCCCAGTACCTGGAGTGGCGCGCCGCCAACCCGCAGACCGGCCCGCTCGCCTTCGACCAGGTGGTGTGCCACCGCCACCCGCTCTTCCTGGGCGGCGCGGACGAGGTGGACAACCTGGAGCTGAGCGACAAGGACGTGCACCGCACCCTGTTCACCCAGATCGCCGTCCAGGTCCGCGACCTCCCGCCGGGCACCCCGATCCACCTGGACCTGGGCTAGAGCGCGCGAAGGGGCGCGGGGTGGAACCCCGCGCCCCTTCGAAGGTCGTACCGTCAGCGGCTGGTGTAGTTCGGCGCCTCGACGGTCATCTGGATGTCGTGCGGGTGGCTCTCCTTGAGGCCCGCGGAGGTGATCCGCACGAACCGGCCCTTGGACTCCATCTCGGCGACGGTGGCGGCGCCCACGTAGCCCATGGTCTGGCGCAGGCCGCCGACCAGCTGGTACAGCACCGCGGAGAGCGGGCCGCGGTAGGGGACCTGGCCCTCGATGCCCTCGGCGATCAGCTTCTCGTCGGAGGAGACGTCGGCCTGGAAGTAGCGGTCCTTGGAGAAGGACTTCGCCTGGCCGCGGGACTGCATGGCGCCCAGCGAGCCCATGCCGCGGTAGGACTTGAACTGCTTGCCGTTGATGAACAGCAGCTCGCCCGGCGACTCCTCGCAGCCGGCCAGCAGCGAGCCGAGCATCACGGTGTCGGCGCCGGCGGCCAGCGCCTTGCCGATGTCGCCGGAGTACTGCAGGCCGCCGTCGCCGATCACCGGCACGCCGGCCGCCTGGCAGGCGAGCGCGGCCTCGTAGATCGCGGTGACCTGCGGGACGCCGATGCCGGCGACCACGCGGGTGGTGCAGATGGAGCCCGGGCCGACGCCGACCTTGACGCCGTCCACGCCGGCGTCGATCAGCGCCTGGGCGCCGTCGCGGGTGGCGACGTTGCCGCCGACCACGTCGACGCCGACCGCGGCCTTGATCTTGGCGATCCAGGCCAGCGCGTTGTGCGAGTGGCCGTGCGAGGTGTCGACGACCAGGAAGTCCACGCCGGCGCCGACCAGGGCCTGGGCCCGGTCGAAGGCCTCGGCGGAGGCGCCCACGGCGGCGCCGACCAGCAGACGGCCCTCGGCGTCCTTGGCGGCGTTGGGGTACTTCTCAGCCTTGACGAAGTCCTTGACGGTGATCAGGCCCTTGATCCGGCCCTCGTCGTCGACCAGCGGCAGCTTCTCGATCTTGTGGCGGCGCAGCAGCGCCATCGCGTCCTCGCCGGAGATCCCGACCTTGCCGGTGATCAGCGGCATCGGCGTCATGATCTCGGAGACCCGGCGGCTGCGGTCGCTCTCGAAGGCCATGTCACGGTTGGTCACGATGCCCAGCAGCTTGCCGTCGGGCGAGGCGACCGGCACGCCGGAGATCCGGAAGCGGGCGCACAGCGCGTCCGCCTCGGCCAGGGTGGCCTCCGGGCCGACGGTGATCGGGTCGGTGACCATGCCGGACTCGGAGCGCTTCACCAGGTCGACCTGGTTGACCTGGTCCTCGATCGACAGGTTGCGGTGCAGCACGCCGACGCCGCCCTGACGGGCCATCGCGATCGCCATCCGCGACTCGGTGACCTTGTCCATCGCCGCGGACAGCAGGGGGATGTTGACCCGAACGTTGCGCGAGACCCGCGAGGAGGTGTCGACCTGGTTGGGGAGCACCTCGGAGGCCCCGGGCAGCAGCAGGACGTCGTCGTACGTGAGTCCGAGCATCGCGAACTTCTCGGGTACGCCTGCGGCGTTGTAAGACATGTGAAGGGGACCTTCCGTGGCGGGCCGTCGATCTCTGTCGCGCCCAGCGAGGGTTTCCGGGCACGTCTCTCTGCTGGGTGGACGGCCGCGGTCGCGGCGACCACCCGCGCGCACCGGCATCGGCCTCGGCCGCCAAGACGCCCGGTGTTTGGAGGAACCTCCGAGGAAACCCCGCTCACACCCACGAAACTTTGGCGACCCGACCAGGCGCCGATACCCCATGGTACTGGTGTCCGGGGGTGTCCCCGTCGCGCCTTCTTGACAACACCGGAGCTACGAGGACTCTTCCGCGAGCGCGCGGAGCCGGCTCAGCGCCCGGTGCTGGGCCACCCGGACGGCGCCCGGCGACATCCCCAGCACCTCGCCGGTCTCCTCGGCCGACAGCCCGTCCGCCACCCGCAGCAGCACCAGCTCGCGCTGGCGGGCCGGCAGGTTGGACAGCAGCTCCTTGATCCAGGCGGCGTCACTGCTCAGCAGCGCCCGCTCCTCCGGGCCGAGCGACTCGTCCGGCGTCTCCGGCAGGTCGTCCGGCGGGATCACCGTCGAGCCTGGCCCGCGCATCGCGGCCCGCTGCAGATCGGCGACCTTGTGCGCTGCGATCCCGTACACGAAGGCCTCGAAGGGACGCCCGGTGTCGCGGTAGCGCGGCAGCGCCACGAACACGGCGACGCAGACCTCCTGCGCGACGTCGTCCACGTGGTGCCTCGCGTTGCCGGGCAGCCGGACCAGCCGGCCCCGGCAGTAGCGCAGCGCCAGCGGGAGGACGTAGCCCAGCAGCGCCTCGATCGCCGGACCCTCGCCGCGCACCGCGGCCGCGACCAGTTCGGCGATCTCCGGCGAGGTGGAGCCGGCCGGCTGCTCGGCACGACGGTCCGACGCGTACGACGGATCGGCGGCCGGGCCCTCGGGCTCGGGCCGGGCCGGCTCGGGCCGGGCCGCACTCGGGGCGGCTGCCTCGTCGTCGCGCATCGGTCCATGGTGCCTGCTCGGCGCGGAAAACGCGGCACCGCGTCCGGACTTGTGCATCGGAACGTTATGCGTCGCCGGGTGCACCGTGCCGCCTCCCCTGCCTGTCCGCTGGTCCCCGAGGTGCTCCACTCCTCCATGGTGCAGCCTCGGGACCGCAACGTCACACGTCCGCGCTCAGCGGACCAGGCCCCAGCGGAAGCCGAGCGCCACCGCGTGCGCGCGGTCCGAGGCGCCGAGCTTCTTGAACAGCCGCCGGGCGTGGGTCTTCACGGTGTCCTCGGAGAGGAACAGCTCGCGACCGATCTCGGCGTTGCTGCGGCCGTGGCTCATGCCCTCCAGCACCTGGATCTCACGCGCCGTCAACGTCGGCGCGGCACCCATGTCGGGGCTGCGCAGCCGGCGCGGCGCGAGCCGCCAGGTCGGGTCGGCGAGCGCCTGGGTGACGGTGGCCCGCAGTTCGGCGCGCGAGGCGTCCTTGTGCAGGTACCCGCGGGCGCCGGCGGCGACCGCGAGCGCCACGCCGTCCAGGTCCTCGGCGACGGTGAGCATGATGATGCGGGCGCCCGGGTCGGCCGAGAGCAGTCGGCGGACCGTCTCCACCCCGCCGAGGCCGGGCATCCGGACGTCCATCAGAACGAGATCGGAGCGGTCGGCCACCCAGCGGCGGAGGACCTCCTCACCGTTCGTCGCAGTGGTCACCCGGTCGACGCCGGGCACGGTCGCGACCGCACGGCGAAGCGCCTCCCGGGCGAGCGGGGAATCGTCGCAGACGAGTACGGATGTCATGACCGTCGTCCTCCGCAGCTGATCCGCGTCACGTTGAGCCTCCTGGCTGGTACGAACCTCTCCGACACGGCCGGCCGACGACGGACCCCGGAATTGATCGCCGATGCCACCGCGATCGTTCCCGGGCTCCCACGCCCGCTAACCGCCTCCGCACATCCAACGACCGTCACCCGAATGAGTTACGGCCTTCAGGGCCATCTCCACCACTGTACGTGGCCAACCCATCACGGATCAGGCACCTCGCGGTGCACACGCCGCACTTTTGTGCTGCTCGCGCGCGGTGCCCGCGTCCTGCACGCCGTCCGACGGCCTTCCGCGCCCGGCGCGCCACCCGGTTGCCGCAGCACACCCGTCCAAACCTATTGCCCCGTTTGTCCGTTTTTATAGCTTCTGTGGGGTCATTGACTGTTGTGCCGGTCTGTGGGTGACTTGTCCTGTTGGTTGGCGTAAGTCATATTTCCAGGTGTCCCTACCGGCCCCGTGCAGCCTCGCCGCACCATCCTCGCCGAGCTGTCAGGTCCCGAGTCCTCGAAGGGTATGAGCCATGGCAGATTTCTCCCGCCTCCCCGGCCCCAACGCCGACCTGTGGGACTGGCAGCTGTCCGCCGCCTGCCGCGGCGTGGACAGCTCGCTCTTCTTCCACCCGGAGGGCGAGCGCGGGGCCGCCCGGAGCTCGCGCGAGGCGAGCGCCAAAGAGGTGTGCATGCGCTGCCCGGTACGCGCCCAGTGCGCCGCCCACGCCCTGGCGGTGCGCGAGCCCTACGGCGTCTGGGGCGGACTGACCGAGGACGAGCGCGAGGAGTTGCTGGGCCGGGCCCGCAACCGGCTGGCCGAGGTGCCGCTGGCCATGCCGAGCACCATCCGGCGCTGACCGCGCCGGCCGTGCCGGCCGTGCCGGGCGGCGCTCAGCGCGGGGCCGCCGCCGCCTCCAGCTGATCCAGCATCAGCGCCACCGCCGGGACCTCCGCCAGGTCCGGCAGGGTCAGCGCCACCACCTGACGGCGGGCCGGCCCGCCGACCGCCGCCCGCACCGGTACCGCGACCACCCCGGTGTGGCGCACCGACTCCAGCGCCAGCCCCGGCAGCACCGCCACTCCCAGCCCGGCCGCCACCAGGCCGACCACCGCGGGGTAGTCGTCGGTCGCGAAGTCGATCCGGGGCTCGAAGCCGGCGTCCGCGCACAGCTCCACCAGGTGCCCCCGGCACTGCGGGCAGCCCGCGATCCACTGCTCGCCGGAGAGCTCCGCCAGCTCCACCGGGCGGTCGGCGCCGCGGTCCGCCAGCGGGTGCCCCTCCGGCACCACGCCCACCAGCGGGTCGTCCAGCAGCGGGCGCACCACCAGGTCCGACCAGTCGTTCGCCGCCGCCGAGGCGGCCGCCTCCAGCGCCGCCTCGGCCCGCGCCTCGCGCGGCGTGGCGTGCGGCGACGGGCGGAAGGCGGCGCCGCCCTGCGAGTCCGGGTAGCGGAACGCCAGCGCCACCTCGCACTCGCCGCCGCGCAGCATCGTCAGCGACTCCGGCGGCTCCGCCTCCACCAGCGACACGCGCACCCCCGGACGGGCGGCACGCAACCGGGCGACGGAACGCGGCACCAGGGTGGAACTCGCGGTCGGGAACGACACCAACCGCACCCGTCCGGCCCTCAGTCCGGCGATCGCCGCGACCTCCTCCTCGGCGGCGGACAGGCCCGCGAGGATCCCCGTGGCGTGCTTCAGCAGCACCCGGCCGGCCTCGCTCAGCTGCATGCCCTTGCCCGAGCGCACCACCAGCGGGGTGGCCACCGACTTCTCCAGCGCCTTCATCTGCTGGCTCACCGCCGGCTGGGTGCAGCCCAGCTCCCGGGCGGCGGCGGAGTAGGACCCGGTCCTGGAGACGGCACGCAGGACACGCAGATGGCGGGCTTCGATCACGGGGTCAACGATACGGAAAGCGCCAGGGGCGCGAGGAATGGTTCCTCGCGCCCCTGGTCAGCTGTTCAAGCCGTGCCGCGTGCCTCAGTGGCTGTGGCCGTGGCCGCCGTGCGAGTGGCCGTGCCCGTTGTCGGCCTCCTCCTCCTTCTTCTCCACCACGAGGGTCTCGGTGGTGAGCAGCAGGGAGGCGATGGAGGCGGCGTTCTCCAGGGCGGAGCGGGTGACCTTGACCGGGTCGATGACGCCGGCCTTCAGCAGGTCGCCGTACTCGCCGGTGGCGGCGTTGAAGCCGTGGCCGGCCTCCAGCTCCGCGACCTTGTGGGTGATGACGTAGCCCTCGAGGCCGGCGTTCTGGGCGATCCAGCGCAGCGGCTCGGCGAGCGCCTTGCGGACGACCGCGACACCGGTCGCCTCGTCGCCGGTCAGGCCGAGGCCGTCGGCCAGCACCTTCTGGGCGTGCACGAGGGAGGCGCCACCACCGGCGACGATGCCCTCCTCGACCGCGGCGCGGGTCGCGGAGATGGCGTCCTCCAGGCGGTGCTTGCGCTCCTTGAGCTCGACCTCGGTGGCCGCGCCGACCTTGATGACGCAGACGCCGCCGGCCAGCTTGGCCAGGCGCTCCTGCAGCTTCTCGCGGTCCCAGTCGGAGTCGGTGTTGGCGATCTCGGCCTTGATCTGGTTGACCCGGCCGGCGACCTCCTCGGAGGCACCGGCGCCGTCGACGACGATGGTCTCGTCCTTGGTGACGGTCACGCGGCGGGCGGTGCCGAGCACCTCCAGGCCGACCTGGTCGAGCTTGAGGCCGACCTCCTCGGAGACGACCTGGCCGCCGGTGAGGGTGGCGATGTCGCCGAGGATGGCCTTGCGGCGGTCGCCGAAGCCCGGGGCCTTGACCGCGACCGCGTTGAAGGTGCCGCGGATCTTGTTGACCACCAGGGTGGAGAGCGCCTCGCCGTCCACGTCCTCGGCGATGATCAGCAGCGGCTTGGAGGCGCCGGCCTGCAGGACCTTCTCCAGCAGCGGCAGCAGCTCCTGGATGGAGGAGATCTTGCCCTGGTTGATCAGGATGTACGGGTCCTCGAGGACGGCTTCCTGGCGCTCCGCGTCGGTGACGAAGTACGGCGACAGGTAGCCCTTGTCGAACTGCATGCCCTCGGTGAAGTCCAGCTCCACGCCGAAGGTGTTGGACTCCTCGACGGTGATCACACCGTCCTTGCCGACCTTGGCGATGGCCTCGCCGATCAGCTCGCCGACCTGCGGGTCCTGCGCGGAGAGGGCGGCGACGGCGGCGACGTCCTCCTGGCCCTCGATCTCGCGGGCGATGGAGAGCAGGTGCTCGGAGACGGCGGCGACGGCCTTGTCGATGCCCTTCTTCAGGGCGGCCGGGCCGGCGCCGGCGGCGACGTTGCGCAGGCCCTCGTTGACCAGGGCCTGGGCGAGCACGGTGGCGGTGGTGGTGCCGTCGCCCGCGACGTCGTTGGTCTTGGTGGCGACCTCCTTGACCAGCTGCGCGCCGAGGTTCTCGTACGGGTCGTCGAGCTCGACCTCGCGGGCGATGGTCACACCGTCGTTGGTGATGGTGGGGGCGCCGAACTTCTTGTCGATGACGACGTTGCGGCCCTTGGGGCCGATGGTCACCTTGACGGTGTCGGCCAGCTTGTTGACGCCGCGCTCCAGCGAGCGGCGGGCGTCCTCGTCGAACTGCAGGGTCTTCGCCATGATCCCGTTTCCCTAGGGTTGTGCTGCCTACGTGAACCAACAACCGCGCCCCGGGCCCCTGTCAGTACTGACACGGATCCGGGGCGGGCTGGAACGACTTACTTCTCGATGATCGCGAGGACGTCGCGAGCCGAGAGGACCAGGTACTCCTCGCCCTGGTACTTCACCTCGGTGCCGCCGTACTTCGAGTACAGGACGATGTCACCGACGGCGACGTCGAGCGGCAGGCGCTGGCCGTCCTCGAAGCGGCCCGGGCCGACGGCCAGGACGACGCCCTCCTGGGGCTTCTCCTTGGCGGTGTCCGGGATAACCAGGCCGGAGGCCGTGGTGGTCTCGGCGTCGAGCGGCTGGACCACGATGCGGTCCTCGAGCGGCTTGATGGCAACCTTGCTGCTGGTGGTCACGTCCGAGCTCCCCTTCGGAGATTACGGGGTTGTCTAACAGGTAGGGGGCGATGACCGCACGTCTGCCGTCGCGGGGGTCAGACACGCTCCATCGCGTTAGCACTCTCCCTGGGGGGAGTGCCAGGAACGACCTTAGGACGCCGTTAGCACTCAGTCAACCAGAGTGCCAACAGCGTCGCGCGGAACTCGCGCGGACCCGGGGGAGAATGGTCCCGTGGAGATCGAATCGTTCCGGGCGCTGCTGACCGGTCAGGGCCGCGACCTGCTGGCCGAGCTGCGGGAGTTCACGCCGTCCGAGGAGCTGGCGCTGGCCACCCGGCTGCGCCGGGACCACCCGGCCGAACTGGTCCGGGCCGCGTTCGAGCAGGCCCGGCTGCGACAGCGGGCCCGGGACAAGTTCGGCGCGGACGCCGAGGCGATGTTCTTCACCCCGGACGGCGTCGAGCAGGCGACCCGGCGCAGCGTCGCCGACTGGCGGGCCCGGCGCTTCGCCGGGCTCGGCGTGGCGCGCCTCGCCGACCTGTGCTGCGGGATCGGCGGCGACGCGATCGCCCTGGCCCGCGCCGGGGTGGCGGTGCTGGCGGTCGACCGCGACCCGCTGACCTGCGCGGTCGCCGAGGCGAACGC from Kitasatospora terrestris includes the following:
- the guaB gene encoding IMP dehydrogenase; this encodes MSYNAAGVPEKFAMLGLTYDDVLLLPGASEVLPNQVDTSSRVSRNVRVNIPLLSAAMDKVTESRMAIAMARQGGVGVLHRNLSIEDQVNQVDLVKRSESGMVTDPITVGPEATLAEADALCARFRISGVPVASPDGKLLGIVTNRDMAFESDRSRRVSEIMTPMPLITGKVGISGEDAMALLRRHKIEKLPLVDDEGRIKGLITVKDFVKAEKYPNAAKDAEGRLLVGAAVGASAEAFDRAQALVGAGVDFLVVDTSHGHSHNALAWIAKIKAAVGVDVVGGNVATRDGAQALIDAGVDGVKVGVGPGSICTTRVVAGIGVPQVTAIYEAALACQAAGVPVIGDGGLQYSGDIGKALAAGADTVMLGSLLAGCEESPGELLFINGKQFKSYRGMGSLGAMQSRGQAKSFSKDRYFQADVSSDEKLIAEGIEGQVPYRGPLSAVLYQLVGGLRQTMGYVGAATVAEMESKGRFVRITSAGLKESHPHDIQMTVEAPNYTSR
- the shbA gene encoding RNA polymerase sigma factor ShbA, coding for MRDDEAAAPSAARPEPARPEPEGPAADPSYASDRRAEQPAGSTSPEIAELVAAAVRGEGPAIEALLGYVLPLALRYCRGRLVRLPGNARHHVDDVAQEVCVAVFVALPRYRDTGRPFEAFVYGIAAHKVADLQRAAMRGPGSTVIPPDDLPETPDESLGPEERALLSSDAAWIKELLSNLPARQRELVLLRVADGLSAEETGEVLGMSPGAVRVAQHRALSRLRALAEESS
- a CDS encoding response regulator transcription factor; translated protein: MTSVLVCDDSPLAREALRRAVATVPGVDRVTTATNGEEVLRRWVADRSDLVLMDVRMPGLGGVETVRRLLSADPGARIIMLTVAEDLDGVALAVAAGARGYLHKDASRAELRATVTQALADPTWRLAPRRLRSPDMGAAPTLTAREIQVLEGMSHGRSNAEIGRELFLSEDTVKTHARRLFKKLGASDRAHAVALGFRWGLVR
- a CDS encoding WhiB family transcriptional regulator — its product is MADFSRLPGPNADLWDWQLSAACRGVDSSLFFHPEGERGAARSSREASAKEVCMRCPVRAQCAAHALAVREPYGVWGGLTEDEREELLGRARNRLAEVPLAMPSTIRR
- a CDS encoding LysR substrate-binding domain-containing protein — encoded protein: MIEARHLRVLRAVSRTGSYSAAARELGCTQPAVSQQMKALEKSVATPLVVRSGKGMQLSEAGRVLLKHATGILAGLSAAEEEVAAIAGLRAGRVRLVSFPTASSTLVPRSVARLRAARPGVRVSLVEAEPPESLTMLRGGECEVALAFRYPDSQGGAAFRPSPHATPREARAEAALEAAASAAANDWSDLVVRPLLDDPLVGVVPEGHPLADRGADRPVELAELSGEQWIAGCPQCRGHLVELCADAGFEPRIDFATDDYPAVVGLVAAGLGVAVLPGLALESVRHTGVVAVPVRAAVGGPARRQVVALTLPDLAEVPAVALMLDQLEAAAAPR
- the groL gene encoding chaperonin GroEL (60 kDa chaperone family; promotes refolding of misfolded polypeptides especially under stressful conditions; forms two stacked rings of heptamers to form a barrel-shaped 14mer; ends can be capped by GroES; misfolded proteins enter the barrel where they are refolded when GroES binds), with the protein product MAKTLQFDEDARRSLERGVNKLADTVKVTIGPKGRNVVIDKKFGAPTITNDGVTIAREVELDDPYENLGAQLVKEVATKTNDVAGDGTTTATVLAQALVNEGLRNVAAGAGPAALKKGIDKAVAAVSEHLLSIAREIEGQEDVAAVAALSAQDPQVGELIGEAIAKVGKDGVITVEESNTFGVELDFTEGMQFDKGYLSPYFVTDAERQEAVLEDPYILINQGKISSIQELLPLLEKVLQAGASKPLLIIAEDVDGEALSTLVVNKIRGTFNAVAVKAPGFGDRRKAILGDIATLTGGQVVSEEVGLKLDQVGLEVLGTARRVTVTKDETIVVDGAGASEEVAGRVNQIKAEIANTDSDWDREKLQERLAKLAGGVCVIKVGAATEVELKERKHRLEDAISATRAAVEEGIVAGGGASLVHAQKVLADGLGLTGDEATGVAVVRKALAEPLRWIAQNAGLEGYVITHKVAELEAGHGFNAATGEYGDLLKAGVIDPVKVTRSALENAASIASLLLTTETLVVEKKEEEADNGHGHSHGGHGHSH
- the groES gene encoding co-chaperone GroES, with the translated sequence MTTSSKVAIKPLEDRIVVQPLDAETTTASGLVIPDTAKEKPQEGVVLAVGPGRFEDGQRLPLDVAVGDIVLYSKYGGTEVKYQGEEYLVLSARDVLAIIEK